A region from the Paenarthrobacter aurescens genome encodes:
- a CDS encoding nucleobase:cation symporter-2 family protein translates to MNIKKKSRPANTTSSQAHKPERPEDKRLSIGSTFAYGFQHVLTMYGGIIAPPLIIGAAAGMSSQDIGLLIAACLFVGGLATILQTVGIPWFGSQLPLVQGVSFAGVSTMVAIVQGGGGIQAVFGSVIVASLIGLAITPLFSKIIKFFPPVVTGTVITTIGLTLMPVAANWAMGGNAKADNYGSMANIGLAAATMGVVLLLSKVGNAAISRLSILLAMVIGTIIAFIAGMADFSKVGQGDIVAFPTPFAFGAPTFEIAAIISMLIVILVTLTETSADIIAVGEIVDTKVDSRRIGDGLRADMLSSAISPLFNSFTQSAFAQNVGLVAITGIKSRFVVSAGGLILVILGLLPILGRVVAAVPTPVLGGAGVVLFGTVAASGIRTLAKVEYKNNMNLIIVAASIGFGMIPIAAPSFYDAFPSWFSTIFHSGISSAAVMAILLNILFNHLKAGNSDNQSVFVAGTDRIVSEEDIKCLSEGDRFENGKLIDADGKEVPLKTSSASEH, encoded by the coding sequence ATGAACATCAAGAAGAAATCCCGCCCTGCGAATACCACCTCCTCGCAGGCCCACAAGCCGGAACGGCCCGAGGATAAGCGTCTCTCCATTGGAAGCACCTTCGCTTACGGCTTCCAGCACGTCCTCACCATGTACGGCGGAATCATTGCACCCCCGCTGATCATTGGTGCAGCTGCCGGCATGTCCTCCCAGGACATCGGCCTCCTCATCGCCGCTTGTTTGTTCGTTGGCGGCCTGGCCACCATCCTGCAGACCGTTGGCATTCCGTGGTTCGGTTCGCAGTTGCCTCTGGTCCAGGGTGTTTCCTTCGCCGGTGTTTCCACCATGGTGGCGATCGTTCAAGGCGGCGGCGGGATCCAGGCGGTGTTCGGCTCGGTCATTGTGGCCTCGCTGATCGGCCTGGCCATCACTCCCCTGTTCTCCAAGATCATCAAATTCTTCCCACCGGTGGTCACAGGAACGGTCATCACCACCATCGGCCTGACACTGATGCCGGTGGCAGCGAACTGGGCCATGGGTGGCAACGCCAAGGCAGATAACTACGGCAGCATGGCCAACATCGGCCTCGCGGCAGCAACCATGGGTGTAGTCCTGCTCCTGAGCAAGGTTGGCAACGCTGCCATCTCCCGGCTTTCCATCCTGTTGGCCATGGTGATCGGCACCATCATCGCGTTCATCGCCGGCATGGCTGACTTCTCCAAGGTGGGCCAGGGCGACATCGTCGCATTCCCCACGCCGTTCGCTTTCGGCGCTCCCACCTTCGAAATCGCTGCGATCATCTCCATGCTGATCGTCATCCTGGTGACCTTGACCGAGACCTCGGCGGACATCATTGCAGTGGGCGAGATCGTTGACACCAAGGTTGACTCGCGCCGCATCGGCGACGGCCTCCGCGCAGACATGCTCTCCAGCGCCATCTCCCCGCTGTTCAACTCCTTCACCCAGAGCGCCTTCGCCCAGAACGTGGGACTTGTGGCCATCACGGGCATCAAGAGCCGGTTTGTGGTCAGCGCCGGCGGCCTCATCCTGGTGATCCTGGGCCTCCTTCCCATTCTGGGCCGCGTTGTGGCAGCGGTTCCGACGCCCGTGCTGGGCGGTGCCGGCGTGGTGCTTTTCGGTACGGTGGCAGCCAGCGGTATCCGTACCCTGGCCAAGGTTGAGTACAAGAACAACATGAACCTGATCATCGTGGCAGCATCCATCGGCTTCGGCATGATCCCCATCGCGGCACCGTCCTTCTACGACGCCTTCCCCTCCTGGTTCTCCACGATCTTCCACTCCGGCATCAGCTCGGCCGCCGTCATGGCAATCCTGCTGAACATCCTCTTCAACCACCTCAAGGCCGGCAACTCGGACAACCAGTCAGTGTTCGTTGCGGGCACTGACAGGATCGTCAGCGAAGAGGACATCAAGTGCCTCAGCGAAGGCGACCGCTTTGAGAACGGCAAACTGATTGATGCCGACGGCAAGGAAGTCCCGCTCAAAACCTCCAGCGCCTCAGAGCACTAA
- a CDS encoding DUF2867 domain-containing protein, translating into MTEESRTQQAGTPSTGTQEAGTQPAPCFHSLAFREIPKPDYADVCLATLPDSAGTDTGTDTDPTEWAERLFSLDSMPRWVSAAMGLRQALVPLIGVPKAPRDTFKVTDQSGEEALIYVRDKHLNFAAAVGVDPVSRLIRVTTAVELKGWRGKLYFAVVQPVHPLVVNAMLKKATRSKPAPR; encoded by the coding sequence ATGACCGAAGAGTCCAGGACCCAGCAAGCCGGAACCCCATCGACTGGAACACAGGAAGCGGGCACCCAGCCAGCTCCGTGCTTCCATTCACTGGCCTTCCGGGAGATCCCCAAGCCGGACTATGCGGACGTTTGCCTGGCCACGCTCCCGGACAGCGCAGGCACGGACACAGGCACGGACACAGACCCCACGGAATGGGCGGAGCGGCTGTTCTCCCTGGACTCCATGCCGCGTTGGGTTTCCGCCGCCATGGGTTTGCGCCAGGCACTGGTCCCTTTGATCGGCGTTCCCAAGGCACCACGGGACACCTTCAAAGTGACGGACCAGTCAGGTGAGGAAGCGCTGATCTACGTCCGGGACAAACACTTGAACTTCGCAGCGGCCGTGGGCGTGGACCCGGTGAGCCGGCTGATCCGGGTGACTACCGCCGTCGAGCTTAAAGGGTGGCGCGGGAAGCTGTACTTTGCCGTGGTGCAGCCGGTTCACCCGCTGGTGGTGAACGCGATGCTGAAGAAGGCCACGCGCTCAAAACCCGCGCCGAGGTAG
- a CDS encoding IclR family transcriptional regulator yields the protein MAEKASGGVQSVERVFELLELITDAGGDVTLSELSSSTDLPLPTIHRLLRTLVSLGYIRQLPNRRYALGPRLIRLGEGASKQLGAVARPQLKTLVERLGETSNMAVLDSDMVIYVAQVPSMHSMRMFTEVGRRAHTHDTGVGKAILAQLDDEVVRGIVARTGMPTPTAKSIGDIDSLLADLKLIRERGYSIDEEEQELGVRCFAMAVPNAPTPTAISVSGPITRVDQSFADRAVPMLREAAMAISAELNQN from the coding sequence ATGGCTGAAAAAGCCTCCGGAGGCGTGCAGTCCGTTGAGCGCGTCTTTGAACTGCTGGAACTGATCACGGACGCGGGCGGCGATGTCACGCTGAGCGAGCTTTCGTCGTCCACTGACCTGCCCTTGCCCACTATTCACCGCCTTTTGAGGACTCTGGTGTCCCTGGGCTACATCCGTCAGCTGCCCAACCGCCGCTACGCCTTGGGGCCGCGGCTCATCCGGCTCGGTGAAGGTGCCAGCAAGCAGCTCGGTGCCGTGGCCCGTCCGCAGCTGAAGACCCTCGTGGAACGCCTCGGCGAAACCTCCAACATGGCCGTGCTGGACTCGGACATGGTCATCTACGTAGCCCAGGTCCCCTCCATGCACTCCATGCGCATGTTCACCGAGGTGGGCCGCCGCGCCCACACGCACGATACCGGCGTGGGCAAAGCCATCCTGGCCCAGCTGGACGACGAGGTTGTCCGCGGCATCGTGGCCCGTACCGGCATGCCAACCCCCACGGCCAAGAGCATCGGGGACATCGACTCCCTGCTCGCAGACCTCAAACTCATCCGCGAACGCGGCTACTCCATTGACGAGGAAGAGCAGGAGCTCGGCGTCCGCTGCTTCGCCATGGCCGTGCCCAACGCGCCCACTCCCACCGCGATCTCCGTCTCCGGACCCATCACCCGTGTGGACCAGAGCTTCGCCGACCGCGCCGTGCCCATGCTGCGCGAGGCTGCCATGGCCATCTCCGCGGAGCTCAACCAGAACTAG
- a CDS encoding NAD-dependent malic enzyme: MANPSPGNSITLRVAAPSSFTATSELAAAVGAAGAAITALDVTESHHETIVVDVTCNTTDDDHAGRVKDALNALDGVTVQHVSDRTFLMHLGGKLEVVPKVALRNRDDLSRAYTPGVARVCMAIAEDPAAARNLTVKRNTIAVLTDGSAVLGLGNIGPAAALPVMEGKAALFKQFANVDAWPVCLDTQDTEEIIMIAKAMAPVYGGINLEDIAAPRCFEIENRLREELDIPVFHDDQHGTAIVTLAALVNALRVVDKKLSEVKIVVSGVGAAGSAIIQLLKAQGAQHIIAAGRSGAIHSGEEYGDEHRSWIAANTNEEGFSGTLHDALKGADVFIGVSAPHVIGEEQVASMAEDAIVFAMANPTPEIDPVIASKHAAVVATGRSDFPNQINNVLAFPGFFRGLLDAGASDITPNMLVAAAEAIANRVADDELNASYIIPSVFDPHVAADVATAVANAAHANAASAL, from the coding sequence ATGGCGAATCCGAGCCCCGGAAACTCGATCACCCTGCGCGTCGCCGCACCGTCGAGCTTCACAGCTACCAGTGAACTGGCAGCAGCCGTCGGCGCAGCCGGTGCAGCGATCACCGCACTGGACGTCACGGAATCCCACCACGAGACGATCGTTGTTGACGTCACCTGCAACACCACGGACGACGACCACGCAGGCCGCGTGAAGGACGCCCTGAACGCCCTCGACGGCGTCACCGTCCAGCACGTCTCGGACCGCACCTTCCTCATGCACCTCGGTGGCAAGCTCGAAGTCGTCCCCAAAGTAGCCCTGCGCAACCGCGACGACCTCTCGCGTGCCTACACTCCCGGCGTCGCCCGCGTCTGCATGGCCATCGCCGAGGACCCGGCCGCAGCACGCAACCTGACGGTCAAGCGCAACACCATCGCCGTCCTCACCGACGGTTCGGCCGTCTTGGGCCTGGGCAACATCGGCCCCGCCGCTGCCCTTCCCGTGATGGAAGGCAAAGCTGCGCTGTTCAAGCAGTTCGCCAACGTTGACGCCTGGCCGGTCTGCCTGGACACCCAGGACACCGAAGAGATCATCATGATCGCCAAGGCCATGGCCCCCGTCTACGGCGGCATCAACCTTGAAGACATCGCTGCACCGCGCTGCTTCGAAATTGAGAACCGCCTCCGCGAAGAACTGGACATCCCGGTATTCCACGATGACCAGCACGGCACAGCGATCGTCACGCTCGCTGCCCTGGTCAACGCCCTGCGTGTTGTGGACAAGAAGCTCTCCGAGGTCAAGATTGTTGTCTCGGGCGTCGGCGCTGCCGGCTCGGCCATCATCCAGCTCCTCAAGGCCCAGGGTGCGCAGCACATCATCGCCGCCGGCCGCTCCGGCGCCATCCACTCCGGCGAAGAATACGGCGACGAGCACCGCAGCTGGATCGCCGCGAACACCAACGAAGAAGGCTTCTCCGGCACCCTGCATGACGCCCTCAAGGGAGCCGACGTCTTCATCGGCGTCTCCGCTCCGCACGTGATCGGCGAAGAGCAGGTTGCTTCCATGGCAGAGGACGCCATTGTGTTCGCCATGGCCAACCCCACCCCGGAGATCGACCCCGTGATCGCGTCCAAGCACGCAGCCGTGGTTGCTACCGGCCGCAGCGACTTCCCCAACCAGATCAACAACGTTCTGGCCTTCCCCGGTTTCTTCCGCGGCCTGCTGGACGCCGGAGCCTCGGACATCACGCCGAACATGCTGGTGGCCGCTGCCGAAGCAATCGCCAACCGGGTGGCTGACGATGAGCTCAACGCGAGTTACATTATCCCCAGCGTCTTCGATCCTCATGTTGCCGCCGACGTAGCGACCGCCGTAGCCAACGCTGCGCACGCCAACGCCGCCAGCGCCCTCTAG
- the aceB gene encoding malate synthase A, giving the protein MAITVTDPRPIDRAEEILSPKALAFVEELHKRFAGTRNELLEARQVKRQKVADTSRLDFLPETQDIRDGDWKVAEAPAALQDRRVEMTGPATPAKMAINALNSGAKVWLADLEDASTPTWPNVIDAILNLRDAAQGTLSYTSPEGKEYRLRTDAPLAVVVARPRGWHMEERHLLIDGEPAVGALVDFGLHFFHIAKQLLLNGQGPYYYLPKMESHLEARLWNEVFVFAQDFLGIPQGSVRATVLIETIPAAFEMDEILYELRDHASGLNAGRWDYLFSIIKYFRDAGEEFVLPDRATVAMTAPFMRAYTELLVKTCHKRGAFAMGGMAAVIPNRKQPDVTAAAFDKVRADKTREANDGFDGSWVAHPDLVSTCREVFDSVLGDPANGGKKNQLDKQRPEVDVTAEQLIDVASAEGHVTEAGLRLNLYVAVAYTGVWISGSGAVAIHNLMEDAATAEISRSQVWQQIRNKSVLADTGNTVTRELVTRILGEETERLRIEFGDENFKKYYEPASKLIEDICLSDDYTDFLTTPAYELVG; this is encoded by the coding sequence ATGGCTATCACAGTCACTGATCCCCGGCCGATCGATCGCGCCGAGGAAATCCTTAGCCCCAAGGCACTGGCCTTCGTCGAGGAACTGCACAAGCGCTTCGCCGGCACCCGCAACGAGCTGCTGGAAGCCCGTCAGGTCAAGCGCCAGAAGGTTGCCGACACCTCCCGCCTGGACTTCCTCCCGGAGACCCAGGACATCCGCGACGGCGACTGGAAGGTCGCTGAGGCACCGGCAGCTTTGCAGGACCGCCGCGTTGAGATGACCGGCCCGGCAACCCCGGCCAAGATGGCCATCAACGCCCTCAACTCCGGCGCCAAGGTCTGGCTTGCGGACCTCGAAGACGCCAGCACTCCCACCTGGCCCAACGTTATTGACGCCATCCTGAACCTCCGCGACGCCGCCCAGGGAACCCTGAGCTACACCTCGCCCGAAGGCAAGGAATACCGTCTCCGCACCGACGCTCCCCTGGCCGTTGTGGTGGCCCGCCCCCGTGGCTGGCACATGGAGGAACGGCACCTGCTGATCGACGGCGAACCCGCCGTGGGTGCGCTGGTGGACTTCGGCCTGCACTTCTTCCACATCGCCAAGCAGCTCCTCCTCAACGGTCAGGGTCCGTACTACTACCTGCCCAAGATGGAGAGCCACCTGGAGGCCCGCCTCTGGAACGAGGTCTTCGTCTTCGCCCAGGACTTCCTCGGCATCCCGCAGGGCAGTGTCCGCGCCACGGTGCTCATCGAAACCATTCCGGCAGCATTCGAAATGGACGAGATCCTCTACGAACTGCGCGATCACGCCTCGGGCCTGAACGCCGGCCGCTGGGACTACCTCTTCAGCATCATCAAGTACTTCCGTGATGCCGGCGAGGAGTTTGTCCTCCCGGACCGCGCCACCGTTGCCATGACCGCTCCGTTCATGCGCGCCTACACCGAGCTTCTGGTCAAGACCTGCCACAAGCGCGGCGCCTTCGCCATGGGTGGCATGGCCGCCGTCATCCCCAACCGCAAGCAGCCGGACGTCACCGCCGCAGCCTTCGACAAGGTCCGCGCCGACAAGACCCGCGAAGCAAACGATGGCTTCGACGGCTCCTGGGTTGCCCACCCGGACCTGGTCTCCACCTGCCGCGAAGTGTTCGACTCCGTGCTGGGAGACCCTGCCAACGGCGGTAAGAAGAATCAGCTGGACAAGCAGCGCCCCGAGGTGGACGTCACCGCCGAGCAGCTCATCGACGTCGCCTCCGCCGAAGGCCACGTCACCGAAGCCGGCCTGCGCCTGAACCTGTACGTCGCGGTCGCCTACACCGGCGTTTGGATCTCCGGCAGCGGTGCGGTTGCCATCCACAACCTCATGGAAGACGCCGCAACCGCGGAAATCTCCCGCTCGCAGGTGTGGCAGCAGATCCGCAACAAGTCAGTCCTCGCAGACACCGGCAACACTGTGACCCGCGAACTGGTGACCCGGATCCTGGGCGAAGAAACCGAGCGCCTGCGGATCGAATTCGGCGACGAGAACTTCAAGAAGTACTACGAGCCCGCGTCCAAGCTGATTGAGGACATCTGTTTGTCCGACGATTACACGGACTTCCTCACCACCCCCGCGTACGAGCTGGTGGGCTGA